A region from the Triticum aestivum cultivar Chinese Spring chromosome 3D, IWGSC CS RefSeq v2.1, whole genome shotgun sequence genome encodes:
- the LOC123075837 gene encoding uncharacterized protein, with the protein MAYKGMANFIISIISTASLYTSRTLDKSHQRVYSRKEGLQQLVHELHTVGGSTKGVRALLLLLLLICFAVGGQCDHPGCYRSSTFPPCNPDKNRCYCCLYNWTCYKSFAECGPACHPPPLFLLCTIIELDSCSGLERWMNKAISC; encoded by the exons ATGGCGTACAAGGGCATGGCCAACTTCATCATCTCCATCATATCCACTGCATCACTCTACACCAGCAGGACTCTCGACAAGTCCCACCAGAGGGTCTACTCCAGAAAG GAGGGACTACAACAACTTGTCCATGAACTGCACACCGTGGGAGGATCCACTAAGGGTGTCCGcgcactgttgctgctgctgcttcttatATGCTTTGCTGTTGGTGGGCAAT GTGATCATCCTGGGTGCTACAGGAGTAGCACTTTCCCACCGTGCAACCCCGACAAAAACAGGTGTTACTGCTGTTTGTATAACTGGACTTGTTACAAGTCGTTTGCGGAATGCGGACCTGCTTGCCAtcctccccccctcttcctcctctgtacAATCATAGAACTAGATTCTTGTAGCGGATTGGAAAGATGGATGAATAAGGCAATAAGTTGTTAA